TTCCGGTCCTTCGCGAACCGCCTGGATGGCGTCGAAGGCGTCCCAGATGTTGCCGGTGTCACCGCCGCCTTGATGGGGCGGCGAGTAGTACCGCCAGCTGACACCCTTCGCGTCGAGCAGATCGCGCAACGTTCCCGTTGGGTAGGTGAGGCATGGGAACGGTCCCTGACCGGATTCGAGCTTCAACTTGGTGGTGAGGAGATCGGTGACCGTTGCTGGGGGTTTCTTTCGAGAATCGCAGCCCCAGTGGTTGTTATCGGACGGTACGTTGACGATGCTGTGCGTGGGGTCGATCTTGGTCCAGCCCGCGATAAAATCTTGATGTGCGGTGAAGCTGCCGCTGCCTTGGGTTTGGAACATGTGATCGCCGATTGCATAGTTTTGCGCGATGAACCAATACGGTTTGATCTCGTCGGGATTGGCGTACTGGTACGGGTAGTCTGCCGGCGTCACCGGAAACGAGTTGATGTAGGTGTGGTTGAACCCGTCCATCTGACAAACGCTACCCTGGAGATCGCAGTCGATCTGATACTGCGGGCGCATGTGATTCATGTCACGCGCGGCAAGATGCGCTTCTTTGAGTGCGATGACTTTGCCGTTGCTCTCCTTGCCGGTGGTCGTGCCATCGACGCCGGGGAACGTTGCAAAGAAATCGTCGAAGGTTCTATTCTCTTGGATCATGACGATGATGTGCTGG
This genomic window from Candidatus Tumulicola sp. contains:
- a CDS encoding alkaline phosphatase family protein, producing QHIIVMIQENRTFDDFFATFPGVDGTTTGKESNGKVIALKEAHLAARDMNHMRPQYQIDCDLQGSVCQMDGFNHTYINSFPVTPADYPYQYANPDEIKPYWFIAQNYAIGDHMFQTQGSGSFTAHQDFIAGWTKIDPTHSIVNVPSDNNHWGCDSRKKPPATVTDLLTTKLKLESGQGPFPCLTYPTGTLRDLLDAKGVSWRYYSPPHQGGGDTGNIWDAFDAIQAVREGPEWATNISVPETNIFNDLSNGTLAQMNWIVPTHVNSDHPEGNKATYHGPEWIASVVNAVGQSQYWNNTTILVIWDDWGGFYDHVPPTFIDNQGGLGFRVPFLIISPYVGKGQVVSTQYEFASVVKYVEETFKLGSLHSNDVRAHSLTTLFHFKSKPRAFVAVPSSLDKNYFLRQPPDYTPVDTQ